A window of Seriola aureovittata isolate HTS-2021-v1 ecotype China chromosome 17, ASM2101889v1, whole genome shotgun sequence genomic DNA:
GGTTGTTGTTTAATGTGTAGAAGTATCTCATCATACTGCCAAATGATGACATATTGCACATGAAACtgaagtgaagaaaacaaaagatggTAGAAATGCTTCTGatgacactgaaacactgaaatgttgTTCAGTGAAAGTGTTTAAAatatcattttctctttagGGAAATAGGGTCACCGCTTATTTGATTTCAACTTCATCTTGTGTATCTTTACCACAGATACGCAATTTACAATGAACATCTCAATGCAAGTTTACATTGTGAGAGATGCGTATTTACAGATATGTACATATGTTACACTGAACATATTTCTTAAACATGTAAATTATATCACATTgccttaaaattaaaaaagaaaatgagagaataaGAAAGATACTATCATGTTGCAGCTTTATATAATCTTCTGCCTCTCTTGCCTTTCCTCTGAGTCCTGTGCACTGACAAATAAAAAGCATTAGGTGGGTGGACTGCTCATCTCAAAAAACAGAATCCCTCGGAAGTGTAACctcatttctctgcttttccttttttttcctattcttGTCTTTCCATATTAAAGCTTAAATATCCGCCACACTGATGTGTTGACCGTTTTTGATGGACGTGATCTCATGTCTCATGTGATCGGGCAATACCTGGGGTCCAGAGAGCGTTTCCAGGTTGtgtcagggtcagaggtcaccatTCAGTTTCAGAGTGATCCAGATGATTCCAGTTTTATCCTAAGTCAGGGATTCCTCATTCATTATCGTGGTAAGTATACTCAATTAACTCATTTTATGGCTCAGTGGCACAGTAGGCCTGTGTAAAAATCTGTGTCAACTCAAAAGGACAAAGGAGGTCTGCCACTATTGAAGACAAGATCATGAAAAACCTTCTTTgacttcctttctttctctccgtGTTGTGCAGAGGTTGAGCCAAATGACACCTGCCCTACCCTCTCTCAAATTGAGTTCGGCTGGATCAGCTCGTCCCACTCCTCCCCTGTGAGAGGCAGCGTGCTGACCTATCAGTGCCAACCAGGATATGACATCAGCGgctctgacatcatcacctgCCAGTGGGACCTGTCCTGGAGCAGCAGTCCACCTACTTGTGTCAAAGGTGAGACCAGCAGCTGATCTGTGTGTGGTAGATATGgtgccagcagctggttagcttagcttagcataaacactgtaaacagggggaaacagctagcgtggctctgtctaaaggtaacaaaatcctcCTATGATAACCGGCTTCTCGCTCAAACtacatatttaccatacagacatgagagcagtATCAATCTCTTCATCTaacagcaagaaagcaaataagcatttcccaaatgtcaaacttttcctttgATAAAAACCCACTTACAGGATCAATTTTGATGCTGTCATGTGTGTCCTACTTTGTCCCCCACAGTCCAGCAGTGTCCTGATCCAGGAGAGGTGGTAAACGGAGCACGCTCTGTGCGCCCTGAAGCAGGTTTTGCAGTTGGGACAGTCGTCCGTTTCTCTTGTAACCAGGGTTACCAACTGGAAGGTCCCAGCCAAATCTCCTGCCATGGACGGGACACTGGCACCCCGAAATGGAGTGACCGCAGCCCAAAGTGTGTCTGTAAGtagcttttctgtctgtttatgaTGCTTATCGCAGCACGTTTAGACATTAACTGCAAATACGCGACTGTCCTCcgtgtgtttttctctcctctgaccAGTAAAATATGACCCATGTCCAAACCCCGGAGTCCCTGACAATGGTTACCAAACCTTGTACAAGCACAGCTACCAGGCAGGAGAGACTCTGCGTTTCTTCTGTTACGAAGGCTATGAACTTATTGGTGAGGTCATTATCAGCTGTGTTCCCGGCCATCCCTCTCAGTGGAACAGCCCACCGCCCTTTTGCAAAGGTAACAGTTACGTTGTCAGAACATGTTTTGTATGCTGCCCTAGACCTACAGGTCCGGGTTTGAATTAAATGAGGTTAACTTTTTGAGATTAGCTgcctttaaaaaatgttttatttccgTGTTTCTTGGTTATCAAAGTATTGTAGTCTTCTCTGCCATCATTTTAGTAATACAAGATAgatcaacataaaaatatggTGAGATCCTGACGATGCATTCAAGACTTCCAGGTGTGATTTataatcatttatttgatttctctctctcctacctTCATTTCACACAGTGGCATATGAGGAGCTCTTGGATGATCACAAAATAGAAGGTGATTGTTTTTCTCGTCTCCTGTCTGTGATGTGTATAACGGTGTATAAGGGTTGTTTTTAACACATAGCACTAAAAAGCCATTACATCAAGGATTTGAATTCCTGACTTTGGCACCATCTAGTGGTGATATTAAGAACAACACCGTGATTgaatatttctgttatttttgtaCACTGGAATACTTATTATTATCAGTGCAATAATAGCACCAGGCAATTTAAATTCAGGAAATAGAATATTAAAACCTAGTGTTTCTCCAGATTTAGCACTTCATCATTTTAGACTCATAACCAAATCAAGTCCATTGTGAACAGACAAAATTATGTTTGGTAGCAAAGGTAGGGTATCTTTTCCTGATTATTGTTTGATTATTCCACAGTGTCCCAGTCATTCGAGCCGTCCCATCAGATCCTGAGTGAGAACATTGCTTTGGCAATAATTCTGCCAATAATCCTGGTCATTCTCCTGATTGGAGGAATTTACATGTACTATACAAAGTAAGTCCCCTGGTTaaacaaagtgacatttaaCTCTTGATGAGTTCACACCAAAATTTTCACTCATCCATATCTGTGGTATAGCAACACAGCTTAGCCTTTATTCCTTTTTCCATAGCCTTTATTCACAAGGttacatgtcattttattttctcgTCCACAGCATATGCAGACTAGAATGGAAGCCGCTCTTCTGGAagtctctttctcacacacactcctacagtCCCATTACAGTCGAGTCTGATTTCAACAACCCTCTGTATGAGGCAGGGGTAAGTAAAAGACTGATTCTTTAAACATTTGTTACTTctactttatttgttttaattgagaCATTAGactattttatactttttttttgtacagacaATTTAACCATTTCGAACATTAaaattttgtcttttccttagaaacattttgtcatatCAGAGTCTGAACTGATATTTTATTGACTGATTTCTTACTTTGACCACAGGATACACGGGAGTATGAAGTATCcatttaaaggagaaaatgacTCGGTGAGAATTAAAAACCACACAAAGATTAAATTCTTTTGGAAGAAAAATTCCTTACTAGATTATAAGGCCTCGCTCCCCTTTAtcattaattttttaattatctttctGTTTTACCATCACAGTATCTCTGGTTTATCCATTTTGGAAGTGCTTTACTTTGATTTGTTGCACTGATGTGGTGGTTTGCCAAACGTGGGTCCTACTTCATGATCCAACTTTCTGTATCATTAGGACTGGTGCCTTATGAAGGGTAAGAAAttgacaacaaagaaaaaaaataacagtgtgGGAAGAATAAGAACAAGAGATGGGGAAAGGGTGGAgggaaaattatttatttatttatctatttagttatttagttaATCATTATTAGGCCAAAACATTAGAGAACTTGACAATACTTTATTTGTAACAATCAGAAGTTACATTCATGGGCATACAATTCAagctgaatgtttttattttgttttttggctcaTGTTACATTTTACAAAGTGTTACAGCAAAGGGGAAGAACACCTTAATTTTTATCATGAGAAAAGTTTGACATCAGcactcattttctcttcctcactttgtctttctctctctgtgtaacacacacacacacaaattgaaTGTAAATATTTGACTTAATATTGATTGAGGTTGATATATATActtaattatatatatgtatacatatatatatatatgagccTCATATATACACTTATACATGGTGGTGGGAGgttatatattttcattatatatataatgaaaatTCAGTGCCAAAatataatgttaaataatttaatgtCCCTAAGTGTTTCATCTGTTGTTGCAATAGTGTTTACAAAggcagtgtttatttttattctttgctgTTTCTGGAGTGCATCGTCACCCAGTGTCACATGACATATAAGAAAAGGTGAGGACATGAATGTCATTATGCTTAGAGCATGCACTGATTGTATATTATATTGCTTCTGCTCAATCTTGCCATTATCATTATAGTTATTGACAGTTATCATTGTTATCAGATTTGATGTTGTATGCACTATGTTGATGACAAATTGCAAACTTGGCTGCTTGCTGTGAtgcattatgtatttatttacaaatgatTGTTTGAACGGTGAATGTAGTCTCATTCACTGTGCCAAATGAAGGATCTTGGAGACTGTTGCTTTGTAGACTTAATTCTTCTCTTATCATCAGTAGCATTTCTTTGCTTCATATATGAATACACTCTTTTGAAGGCAGTAAATTATTTGCTGAACTGGAAATAAAGTCTGTTGAATGGTGTAGAACTTGTGAGACTGGAAAgagcttttatttcttcaataACAAGGTTATATCTATATTCATGCACACgaaatatacacatataacTCATCCAATGGAAAGAATATCACAATCGGGGAGTAATGCTTATTGGTAATTTTGaacttgttgttttcttcatggCTAACAGGGGAGGGGAAcaggaaatacaaaatacatagtGGGGGCACaatatgtattttacagtattttacaaaaaaagtgaatgtttctATGCATAGAAGTGGATGTTTCTATGCGTCATGAGTCTTAGTAATGATAATTTCTCTTCGTTcgtttttgattgttttagttaggtttctttgttttgataGTATTCAccgtgttagcatgctatcaaCAGAGTATAGGTTACTTACATTACTTTGAAAACATTAACCGGAAGTGTAAACATGCTCTCATGTCTCCATTGACGCTGTCTTGACTATTTTGATATTGCAGTTACTCGCcttggccactagagggcaatAAACACACGATTCGAAAGGCACTCGGCCGCAGTCAGCACAACAGTCGTCTCCCTTGAAAACTAGTATGAACGTTGCTTGTCTCCACATCAGCAAACGGTTGTTAAAATGTTGCCGTTGTTATTCGCAAAAACCACACTATGAGTTGTaaatatcaaaattaaaaaacgaTTCTACTGATATTCCTTTTCGTTAGCCACAATTTTAATTTTAGTGTTGCAGTTCCTTATGTGGAACACTGGAGGGAAGTGAACACCCTGAATTCACAGATtgtaaacatgtcattttatcAGCTACTGTCAAGTCAGAAATAATACCATCATCACACTTCCGgtattacatttcataataaagcaacaaaacagGCTCGACgtgtttttagtattttgtcTCCTGCCGTTATGAGAATGTGGAGTTGTAATGTAGTTTTGCCATCCAAAAGCCTGCCCCATGGCCCTGTATGAGATTGCTATTCAGTTCGAGCTTCATAAACTCAAGGTTTATTTGGTGTCAATGTCCACAAACACATACTAGTGTAGTGTTTAACGTAGTCGCCTACAGCATGCGAGGCGTGTATTGGTGACACACTATTTCACATCGAAAGGGGGCAGATTTTCATGTCACGAGTTGCCGTTCAACATCGTGTTgaaagtagaagaagaaagcagCGGATGAAGATACAGTAGTTTCGTTTCCGATTGACCCATTTAGCAACTCACATTAGCATCAGTTAATAATCTTTGAATCCAACAATGGAATCGGTCTTCCTTAATTTAGCACTTTGCGTTTTTTGACGGATAATTTCTGATTCTTAGTCCAAGAAGCGATACGAAACAAAGGAGCGTTGCTAGCTGTAAGCGTAGCAAAACAGGCTAGCTGTTGTTAGCCACTTTGATTTAGCTGGGCTGGCTGCgattaaaatgagctgtcaaaTGTTGACTGCGTAGTAAAGTTGTTTGTGTGCTTTGGGTTGTTCGTATTGGCTGGCGGGTTATTAACGAGTGCTGGCTTATTGACGCTTACACATTTAGCTATCTTAGCCTAGCTACGTCCAGCCTTGTAGCTCCCTTGGATGTTCAGTGTGGTGAGTACAGTTTGGTCTAAGCTAACTTAATATTACTAGATTTTTTTTAGCCTATTATCACAACAACTAGATAGCTAGTTGACCAGACAGTCAGCGTGTAAACTGCTAATGTAGGATGATTTATTGTGTCACATTAAAGTATGTGGGCTACTGTGAGTCAAATGCTTCCTGTATTTCGCTGTGATGAAGTGTGGAAAAATGCTTGGTACTGAACGGACGCACTTTTAACACGTAAGGAGAACAAAGCCTGCCTTAGAGGTTAAGGCATTATACACAGTTTACCTAAACAGCTGTCAGTATCAATATATTGTCTATATTAACTGACAAGAGACAGCAGATATAGACAGTAATAAAGGAGCCATCCTCGTTCTAGCCCAAATCTGCACCATAAACAAGCCACCATGTTCCTCTGTATTACAGTCGGGAAGTGACTCTTCAGCTCCATGTCTGCTGAGGCTTCAGTTGGCAGTCATGCTGCCGACTCTGCCCAGTCTGCTGTTTCCCACTCCGCCTGCCACAGCACAGATGAGCACAGAAATCAGGGTCTGCTGGGGAGCAAGTATGTCAAGTTAAATGTGGGTGGCTCACTGCATTATACAACTGTCCAGACATTAAGCAAAGAAGACAGTCTGCTGCGGAGCATATGCAACGGAGGAACAGAGGTTACCATAGACTCAGAAGGTGAGCACAAACCTTTTTACTGGATCCACATTGTTACTCTTAAATGTCTTTAGAGTTGTGCCACTGACATCAGCATTTGAACTCGTCACTGCCACTAAGTGCAGAGTATGGTTTCTTATGTATGGTAATATTTCTTTCCTGCTGTCCCAGGCTGGGTCGTGTTGGATAGGTGTGGTCGACATTTTGGGCTGGTTTTGAACTTCCTGCGAGATGGTTCGGTACCACTTCCAGAGGAACACAGAGAGCTGGATGAGGTTTTGAAAGAGGCCCAGTACTATAGGGTCCAGGGACTGGTCCAGCATTGCCTCAGTGCCATGCAGGTAAATagataatatatacatatagagttttttgtttgttttttcataacaacttttattgctttttgttAAGAGCATctacaaacattttcaaactaCATAATATTAGTACAATGAACTAGTATTTTAAGATTTCCCCCTCCCTTTGCCCCTTCCACATTAAAATCACCATCCAGCTCATCcgctttctcttcctcctccacctcctcctcctcccttctcccaATAAGTCCATTTGTACTGAAGCACCAAAGGTGTTTTTAAAGTCCATGTAGTGTAATCAGATGCAGTGATAAAATGTTCTTGATTGTCTTTGTGTGAAATTGTCACCATCACCATCTCTTTCTGGCTTATTTATCAATGTTTCAATGTCAAAATATTatgttgattaatcaatcaaatgttattcattaattaattgttgtCTTAATCTTAATCATTTATGACTTCACAAAGAGCTTTGCATCTCTCCTAATCTTATAATgctaaaatataataatataatacttGCAGGTTTTAGTTAGTGCTCAGACTAAACAAGGAATTTACTCACAAAGAATCTGGTATCTTAAATAGACAAAATTATTTACTGAATTTTTTATCCAGTTAATTGATCAGTTGATAATTTAGGAAAGTGTGTTAATTGCTTATGTATTTcaatgtttgttcttttttaaccTTCAGAAACAAAAGGATGTTTTTGAAAGTGTGTGCCGCATCCCCATGATCACCTCAGCCAAAGAAGAACAGAAGATGATTGCTACTTGTAGAAAGGTGAATAACATTTCATCTAAATCCATTGGATCACTGACAGAGGTGTATATTAGGTTAGCAGCTGTCAAATCCTAATTGTCTAGTCCTGTGTAgcaaatgtctgtctgtctgtacagaaTTGAAAAAGAACAAGATGATTTGAAGAGATTTATAATTGGGAGCCATGAAACCTGCCGCTGCAGTGTGAGATAATTCTTCACTTGTAGACTAGAGAATTACCCTGATTTATTCCTGTTCCTTGTCTCTACAGCCGGTAGTAAAATTGCAGAACaacagaggaaacaacaaaTACTCTTATACCAGGTAAAAATTACGGTTGACTGCATGCATCCTACACAGAGTAGGAAAAACAATATGACAAGTCACCTTCTGCCacaacaacatgtcagtgtttcacATGTCCATTTGACTTGAATTTTGAGTGCAAAGTTCTTATTAATCTTCTTAACTGATTGagattttctctttgtctctgcctgTGACCAGCAACTCTGATGATAACCTGCTGAAGAACATTGAACTTTTTGACAAACTTGTGCTACGATTTAATGGCCGGGTCCTGTTTGTCAAAGATGTGCTCGGGGATGAGATCTGCTGTTGGTCTTTCTATGGTGAAGGCCGCAAGATCGCTGAAGTATGCTGCACCTCTATTGTCTATGCTACAGAGAAGAAGCAGACCAAAGTAAGCATCCCGTTATGGGTACAGTAAGTCTCAAAGCTGTGGTTTGATCTTTTGGGAAATGTGTGTATCTGCTTTCTGGCATCGATTCCAAcagcagcttgttagcttagcttagcacaaagactggaaacacagggaaacagctaacTTGGCTCTGTCCATAGGTA
This region includes:
- the kctd13 gene encoding BTB/POZ domain-containing adapter for CUL3-mediated RhoA degradation protein 1, yielding MSAEASVGSHAADSAQSAVSHSACHSTDEHRNQGLLGSKYVKLNVGGSLHYTTVQTLSKEDSLLRSICNGGTEVTIDSEGWVVLDRCGRHFGLVLNFLRDGSVPLPEEHRELDEVLKEAQYYRVQGLVQHCLSAMQKQKDVFESVCRIPMITSAKEEQKMIATCRKPVVKLQNNRGNNKYSYTSNSDDNLLKNIELFDKLVLRFNGRVLFVKDVLGDEICCWSFYGEGRKIAEVCCTSIVYATEKKQTKVEFPEARIFEETLNILIYENGRGSGPGGLHLLDSRGSGSSLGAGQSEEEGAVGGDRRVRRIHVRRHIMHDERGHGQQTVYKD